GATCAGGTGAAAAATCCACAAACAGTGTTGAAGGCGGTGTTAAGTTGGACGAATGGACAGCCGTTTCTGACGCAGAAAATTTGTTGCTTGATTCGCAAGACTTCAGAGACAATTCCTTCGCAGCAAGAGGCGCAATGGGTAGCGCAGTTAGTAGAAGACAGGATTATTCACAATTGGGAAGCGCAAGATGAACCAGAACATTTAAGAACTGTGCGCGATCGCGTTTTAAATGCTTCCTCTCCCCGTGATCAAATTTTAGGTCTTTATCAGCAAATTTTAGAGCAAGGAAGTGTGACCGCCCAAGAAACCATAGCAGAGAAGGAATTACTTTTATCAGGATTAGTCGAGAAAGAGGACGGTGATTTGCAAGTGAAAAACCGTATTTATGAAACAATTTTTAATCAGGATTGGGTACAAGAAAAAAGATTAAAACTTCATTATTAAACTAATTAAGTCGTTTTTCCCAAAAGCTAGAAGCAATCTTCCCTTTTAATAAATAATCATTTCCCAATTGTTCCCAACTGGTTTCTTCTAAAATTAAAGCCTCTGTCATTTGTTTGAACTCTAAATCTCCCACAGGAGAGGGTGCTGCTACACCCCCAATAATTTTTGGGGCAATAAAGGCAAAAATTTGCTGTACAGCTCCTTCTTTAATGGCTTTAGCTCCTAAATTTCCCCCACATTCCCATAAAACTTTTGCTAATCCTCGCTCATAAAGATATTTCATTACAGTTTTTGGGGTTAAAGGGGATAACTGATAAACTTCTACCCCTTGCTTTTCTAATTGCTTTTTGACCGCTAAATTTTCCGTTTCTGTTAGGACTAACGTTGACGCTTCTTCCGTCTGAAAAATACGAGCCTGTGGTGATAAATTTAATCCCTGTGTCATAATAATTCTTAGGGGATTATGAGAGGTTAATTGATGGGTGGTTAAATAAGGATTATCTTGACGAATGGTATTGCCCCCTACAATTACCGCATCACATTGAGCACGTTCTTGATAGACTCGCTTTCGTGCTGGAATATCCGTTACCCAAGCACTATGTCCAATTGTGGTGGCAATTTTGCCGTCTAAGGTCATAGCATACTTGAAAATGCCGTAAGGACGCTGATAAAGCACTCGTTGAATAAATCCAGCATTGAGTTCAAGACATGCCTTTTCCTCAACTCCCACAACAACCGAAATTCCTGCCTCTTCTAGCCGTTCTTTACCCCCAGAAGCCGTTTTATTTGGGTCAGCCATTCCCATAATCACTTTAGCAATTCCTGCTTGAATAACAGCTTCTGAACAAGGGGGAGTGCGTCCATAATGATTACAGGGTTCGAGATTAACATAAAGGGTCGCTCCTTGAGCCTTTTCCCCAGCTTCTCGTAAGGCAAAGACTTCCGCATGAGGCTCTCCGAAGCTAGGATGATAGCCTTCTCCTACAATTTTGCCATTTTGGACAACTACCGCACCAACCAAAGGGTTAGGAGAGGTTTTGCCCATTCCTTGACAGGCAAGTTGAAGACACCGTTGCATCATGGCTTGATCAAAAGGAGTCCCA
This window of the Euhalothece natronophila Z-M001 genome carries:
- the ribD gene encoding bifunctional diaminohydroxyphosphoribosylaminopyrimidine deaminase/5-amino-6-(5-phosphoribosylamino)uracil reductase RibD yields the protein MLSPTIGTPFDQAMMQRCLQLACQGMGKTSPNPLVGAVVVQNGKIVGEGYHPSFGEPHAEVFALREAGEKAQGATLYVNLEPCNHYGRTPPCSEAVIQAGIAKVIMGMADPNKTASGGKERLEEAGISVVVGVEEKACLELNAGFIQRVLYQRPYGIFKYAMTLDGKIATTIGHSAWVTDIPARKRVYQERAQCDAVIVGGNTIRQDNPYLTTHQLTSHNPLRIIMTQGLNLSPQARIFQTEEASTLVLTETENLAVKKQLEKQGVEVYQLSPLTPKTVMKYLYERGLAKVLWECGGNLGAKAIKEGAVQQIFAFIAPKIIGGVAAPSPVGDLEFKQMTEALILEETSWEQLGNDYLLKGKIASSFWEKRLN